GTGTTTATGTTTTCAGGAATTTCAGGAATGTAGTGTTTGATTAGAGGTTTAAGAAATATAGTCAATTTTATCTTTTAACATAGATGTGTTGAATTCAAAAGGTTATAAACTTGGTTCTGTAAATGGTTTGGAAACTGGAAGGGGTGAGCAAGTAAGCGGATAGGTGTTAAGTCAAAATATTAGTTAGATTGCGAGAATCCGGGTAGAGCTATAAGGATATCTGAAGTGGGGTTGTGTTTTTGTAATTGCAAGATGAAGAAGATCATCTATATGACTTTGTTTCTTATAGCTTTGAGCTGAGTCAACAGCTGATAACCCGGTTATTTGAATCAGAAAGTATAGGTTTTGCTTGTTCTGTTTCAGTTGGTAATCTACAAAGATCTGTTTCTCTAATAAATTCTATCACTTTTTGCTTATTTCCCCATCTTTGATTTTTGGCAAACCAGTGATGAACTGCCTTATGCTTTGAAAAGATGCATGGATTCTCCACCGTTGACGGCTTTGTGGAGATAACTGAATGCTTAGGAGAGATGATTAAATATGTGGCAAACGAACCCTCAGTAGGGCTTTATTATGTCCAGCAGCACACTCAAAATGCAGTGCCCAATCTCGTTGGTCTGAGAAATGGTGTAGTGAACAAGTCGCGTGAAACAACTTTGCACACTGAAGATTCAGAGGATTCCATAACCATGGTGAGATCGATGAAAGAATGTGGATTCCCTGTTGCTGATGAGATGATTAGGGACATAAAGAAATCTCTTGCGCTTATGTCTACAAAACAACCAAAAAGAGGGCTAATAGACAACCAGGGATCAGCTTTTCAGCTAGGAAGAGCAAGTTCTTGGAAACCAGCCAGTTGGGGTCGTTCTCCAAGTCATGATTGGCAGGATAGTGAAGGCAGCTATTTTTCTACTGTATTAAAATCTGCAAAACAAAAGGCCAGCAATTTGAAGTGGCCGCAAATTGATCCTAAAGAACTAACAGAGGTCTCCTCCTACTCTAACCCACCAGTATCAGTTGCTACTGCAAGCACGAGTTCATCTCTGCCAGATACAGAAGCTGATGAGCTGCCCATATCGAGCCATATTACAGATGAACCACAAGAAGAACAAGTCGACGATAGCTTGTCGTCGCATAATTTGTCTTCATTGTCAGAAAACTTTGATGAGTTCAAGGCTGATAGAGAAGTTAAACTACGTGAGTGGTTGGAAGGGACTGATAGTCCAGATAATCCCATAGGAGCAAGTCATGCAGAAAGATCTTAGCCTGTATATACTGATGTATCTTGTGTTATTATCTATTGTGAGTGATAATTGATATCACGATTGTTTGTTAATAAAAGAAATTCTTCTCAAATTCTTTTCCGTTCAAGGAACTAATAACCAAATTCTGAATTAAAATGTTCAGTAGAAAGCACTCTGATTATGTAAAGCATAAAAGGAATAGCCCATTTCATAGCTTGGTCTCGGCTCATATATGAACTCTCTTGATGTGACTATGTCTAGAACCACTTCCGATGACTAAAATATCAAAATTATTGAAACATCGACGGAAAATTTAAGAAAATTTCGAGATCGATAAAATTTCAACGAAAACTAGAAACTGAAGCCTATAGAGACTTGTAGAATAACTTTAAGTCTTTATATCTTTAAAAATGTCCATTAGACCAACTATGTAATGTATTTCAAATGAAAATATGAAAAAAAAATATTGTTAGATGATAGGTTAGTATAGTGTAAGGTGAATTAGTATAGATTAGATACTTCTTCAAATTTAACTCAAAGAATATTTATTTCCTTTTTCTTGAACAAGATGAATCTTAATGTTAATGTTTTACTAATTCTATTGAGAGATCCCTACTTTTGACCACTTTTAGGGATATGTCAACACCATTGGATCTGTCATTTAATGAGCTTGGATGACTGAGATTAAAACAAAAAGTTTAACACTTTATATCAAACCTAGACCGTTCAAGATCATTAAAAATAAATCGAAGTTTT
Above is a window of Fragaria vesca subsp. vesca linkage group LG7, FraVesHawaii_1.0, whole genome shotgun sequence DNA encoding:
- the LOC101311320 gene encoding uncharacterized protein LOC101311320 isoform 1, with translation MHGFSTVDGFVEITECLGEMIKYVANEPSVGLYYVQQHTQNAVPNLVGLRNGVVNKSRETTLHTEDSEDSITMVRSMKECGFPVADEMIRDIKKSLALMSTKQPKRGLIDNQGSAFQLGRASSWKPASWGRSPSHDWQDSEGSYFSTVLKSAKQKASNLKWPQIDPKELTEVSSYSNPPVSVATASTSSSLPDTEADELPISSHITDEPQEEQVDDSLSSHNLSSLSENFDEFKADREVKLREWLEGTDSPDNPIGASHAERS